A single window of Falco rusticolus isolate bFalRus1 chromosome 6, bFalRus1.pri, whole genome shotgun sequence DNA harbors:
- the LOC119149861 gene encoding basic proline-rich protein-like, whose product MARQQMLGINVQAQRAGQQLLGTSSWAQTNHWVPTAGQPPPGANGRAQTAGQQPLGTHGRATTTGQQPPGANSWATAAGHQPLGTQGRPPSGAAFPPSAAGRGRAPPANAAAPRARPRSRAPTAPQRRRGPGRLPRAVPVPGSCAGPRALCGRRAGPRELCRSPGAVRAPCRSPGGRRAGPRELCRPPGAVRAPCRSPGGRRAGPRALCRQPSRRARGAGSALSAGGSRPGRAAGAEGSAASPSPSPSPSPPHLPPARPGPRLRLPALPRCPCLARRAVPALPRARGPESRQVRPPAARHSTAAVP is encoded by the coding sequence ATGGCCAGGCAACAGATGCTGGGAATAAACGTCCAGGCGCAAAGAGCTGGGCAACAACTACTGGGCACAAGCAGCTGGGCACAAACCAACCACTGGGTGCCCACAGCTGGGCAACCACCGCCAGGAGCAAATGGCCGGGCACAAACAGCTGGGCAGCAACCACTTGGCACCCATGGCCGGGCAACAACCACTGGGCAACAACCACCGGGGGCAAACAGCTGGGCAACAGCTGCCGGGCACCAACCGCTGGGCACCCAGGGCCGACCCCCCAGCGGTGCCGCGTTCCCGCCCAGCGCGGCCGGCAGAGGGCGCGCGCCGCCCGCCAacgccgccgcgccgcgcgcccggccccgctctcGCGCTCCCACCGCCCCTCAGcgccggcgcggccccggccgccTCCCCCGCGCCGTGCCGGTCCCCGGGAGCTGTGCCGGTCCCCGGGCGCTGTGCGGGCGCCGTGCCGGTCCCCGGGAGCTGTGCCGGTCCCCGGGCGCTGTGCGGGCGCCGTGCCGGTCCCCGGGCGGGCGCCGTGCCGGTCCCCGGGAGCTGTGCCGGCCCCCGGGCGCTGTGCGGGCGCCGTGCCGGTCCCCGGGCGGGCGCCGTGCCGGTCCCCGGGCGCTGTGCCGTCAGCCCAGCCGCCGGGCCCGCGGCGCTGGCTCTGCGCTCTCGGCGGGCGGCAGCCGCCCCGGTCGCGCCGCTGGAGCCGAGGGGAGCgcggccagccccagccccagccccagccccagcccgcctCACctcccgccggcccggcccggccctcgCCTCCGCCTGCCGGCGCTGCCCCGGTGCCCCTGCCTGGCCCGCCGGGCTGTCCCCGCACTGCCCCGGGCCCGAGGGCCAGAAAGCCGGCAGgtccgcccgcccgccgcccgccacAGCACCGCCGCCGTCCCCTGA